From Streptomyces sp. 6-11-2, one genomic window encodes:
- a CDS encoding carbohydrate ABC transporter permease codes for MLTSRRQTVIGHAVLAVAAIAALYPFLSVVLLALSKPGTRQSGFTLPTSISFDNFSEAWSRGLFSQALLSSLIVAAAVVVGTIVLAVLAGYAFAAFPFPLKGLLLGLLLVGLVMPYEATVIPLYYQLRSWHLTNTYWALILPQIGLSLPFAVFWMRTFFVSTPPALREAAAVDGASRFRTLRSILLPMAAPAIGTLATLLFLFAWNEFLLALVLVPDDRSVQTAPLALSFFAGNRRNSNPGVTAAAAVIVALPVLISYIALQRRMISGMLAGAVKE; via the coding sequence ATGCTCACCAGCCGCCGCCAGACCGTCATCGGACACGCGGTCCTGGCCGTCGCCGCCATCGCCGCCCTGTACCCCTTCCTGTCCGTGGTACTGCTGGCGCTCAGCAAGCCCGGCACCCGGCAGAGCGGTTTCACGCTCCCCACCTCCATCAGTTTCGACAACTTCTCCGAGGCCTGGAGCCGGGGACTGTTCTCGCAGGCCCTGCTGTCCAGCCTGATCGTGGCCGCCGCCGTGGTGGTGGGCACCATCGTGCTGGCCGTCCTCGCCGGCTACGCCTTCGCGGCCTTCCCCTTCCCGCTCAAGGGACTGCTCCTGGGACTGCTGCTGGTCGGTCTGGTGATGCCGTACGAGGCGACCGTGATCCCGCTCTACTACCAACTCCGGTCCTGGCATCTCACCAACACCTACTGGGCGTTGATCCTGCCGCAGATCGGCCTGTCCCTGCCGTTCGCGGTGTTCTGGATGCGCACCTTCTTCGTGTCCACGCCGCCGGCGCTGCGCGAGGCCGCCGCGGTCGACGGCGCCTCCAGGTTCCGCACCCTGCGCTCGATCCTGCTGCCGATGGCCGCACCCGCCATCGGCACCCTCGCCACCCTGCTCTTCCTCTTCGCGTGGAACGAGTTCCTGCTGGCACTGGTCCTCGTCCCGGACGACCGCAGCGTGCAGACCGCGCCGCTGGCCCTGTCGTTCTTCGCGGGCAACCGGCGCAACAGCAACCCGGGCGTCACCGCGGCCGCCGCCGTCATCGTCGCCCTGCCCGTACTCATCAGCTACATCGCCCTCCAGCGCCGCATGATCAGCGGCATGCTGGCCGGCGCCGTAAAGGAGTGA
- the iolB gene encoding 5-deoxy-glucuronate isomerase, whose amino-acid sequence MSRRLHLPDGTAAADGFRLTVTPEDAGWAYGSLRVLDLAPGASRTLDTGDSEMIVLPLSGGCRLEIDGTVLELDGRSDVFSRVTDFAYAPRDARLTVHSAAGGRFALPAARCERRLAPAYGPAEAVPVEIRGAGPATRQVNNFASPEGFPCDRLVAVEVLTPGGNWSSYPPHKHDERRPGEAVLEEIYYFEIGGPGPHGFGYQRVYEPAAAGVDGVDVLAEVRQGDVVLVPRGYHGPSMAAPGHPLYYLNVLAGPDPQRTMACCDDPAHHWVRASWDGQAADPRVPICDAGGPR is encoded by the coding sequence ATGTCCCGTCGGCTGCACCTGCCCGACGGCACCGCCGCGGCGGACGGATTCCGCCTCACCGTCACCCCTGAGGACGCGGGGTGGGCCTACGGCTCGCTGCGTGTCCTGGACCTCGCACCGGGTGCCTCGCGGACGCTGGACACCGGTGACAGCGAGATGATCGTGCTGCCGCTGTCCGGCGGCTGCCGCCTGGAGATCGACGGCACCGTCCTCGAACTCGACGGCCGCAGCGACGTCTTCAGCCGGGTCACCGACTTCGCCTACGCGCCGCGCGACGCCCGGCTCACCGTGCACTCGGCGGCCGGCGGGCGGTTCGCGCTCCCCGCGGCCCGCTGCGAGCGCCGGCTGGCGCCCGCCTACGGTCCCGCCGAGGCCGTACCGGTCGAGATCCGCGGCGCGGGCCCGGCCACCCGGCAGGTGAACAACTTCGCCTCCCCCGAAGGCTTCCCCTGCGACCGTCTGGTCGCCGTCGAGGTGCTCACCCCCGGCGGGAACTGGTCGTCCTATCCGCCGCACAAGCACGACGAGCGGCGCCCCGGAGAGGCGGTGCTGGAGGAGATCTACTACTTCGAGATCGGCGGCCCCGGCCCGCACGGCTTCGGCTACCAGCGGGTGTACGAGCCCGCCGCGGCCGGGGTCGACGGGGTGGACGTGCTGGCGGAGGTCCGGCAGGGTGACGTCGTGCTCGTCCCCCGGGGCTACCACGGCCCCTCGATGGCCGCTCCGGGACATCCCCTCTACTACCTCAACGTGCTCGCCGGGCCCGACCCGCAGCGCACCATGGCGTGCTGCGACGACCCGGCCCACCACTGGGTGCGCGCCTCGTGGGACGGCCAGGCCGCCGACCCCCGGGTGCCGATCTGCGACGCGGGAGGCCCGCGATGA
- the iolC gene encoding 5-dehydro-2-deoxygluconokinase, translated as MTYDLITLGRVGVDLYPQQTGVGLAEVRTFAKYLGGSATNVAVAAARHGLRSAVVTGVGDDPLGGFVRDALRGFGVDERHVVTVPGAQTPVVLCELFPPDDFPLYFYRPDAPDLRLLPEHLDLPALRDARVVWATGSGLCAEPSYGTTLRALAERDPGTDTVLDLDWRPMFWDRPEEAPARYAQALEHATVAVGNRDEVEVAVGTRDPDRAADLLLARGVRLAVVKQGPHGVLARTAAEDVRVPPIPVEVVNGLGAGDAFGGALVAGLLAGLPLADTLAAANAAGALVASRHACADAMPTPEEIAELTGRPTSRAVATTTTGEPR; from the coding sequence GTGACGTACGACCTGATCACCCTGGGCCGGGTCGGCGTCGACCTCTACCCGCAGCAGACCGGGGTCGGCCTGGCCGAGGTGCGCACCTTCGCCAAGTACCTCGGCGGCAGTGCCACCAATGTGGCCGTCGCCGCCGCCCGGCACGGCCTGCGCAGCGCGGTCGTCACCGGCGTCGGCGACGACCCGCTGGGCGGGTTCGTCCGTGACGCGCTGCGCGGCTTCGGCGTGGACGAGCGGCATGTGGTGACCGTGCCCGGGGCCCAGACCCCGGTGGTGCTGTGCGAGCTCTTCCCGCCGGACGACTTCCCGCTGTACTTCTACCGGCCCGATGCCCCCGACCTGCGGCTGCTGCCCGAGCACCTGGACCTGCCCGCGCTGCGCGATGCCCGGGTCGTGTGGGCCACCGGGAGCGGCCTGTGCGCCGAACCGTCGTACGGCACCACACTGCGCGCGCTCGCCGAGCGCGACCCGGGCACCGACACCGTGCTGGACCTGGACTGGCGCCCGATGTTCTGGGACCGGCCCGAGGAGGCGCCCGCCCGGTACGCGCAGGCGCTGGAGCACGCCACCGTCGCGGTCGGCAACCGTGACGAGGTCGAGGTCGCGGTGGGCACCCGTGACCCGGACCGGGCCGCCGACCTGCTGCTCGCCCGCGGAGTGCGGCTGGCCGTGGTCAAGCAGGGCCCGCACGGAGTCCTGGCGCGCACCGCGGCCGAGGACGTACGGGTGCCGCCGATCCCCGTCGAGGTGGTGAACGGCCTCGGCGCGGGCGACGCGTTCGGCGGCGCCCTGGTCGCCGGACTGCTGGCCGGACTGCCGCTGGCCGACACCCTGGCCGCCGCCAACGCCGCCGGGGCCCTGGTCGCCTCCCGGCACGCCTGCGCCGACGCGATGCCCACCCCCGAAGAGATCGCCGAGCTGACCGGCCGCCCCACCTCGCGCGCCGTCGCCACCACCACGACCGGAGAACCCCGTTGA
- a CDS encoding sugar phosphate isomerase/epimerase, with protein sequence MTGRTTGSAVNPDTDYATHPTTTPDTHLSGRLPDGILIGNAPVSYGVYGEGAGGPDSSPGALLASMAEAGYHGSELGPPGFFGTPEQTAALFTEHRLAAVGAYIPVHYALGDDVVEHDLARMEQTCRELAACAEAAGTPADRAPLAILADEGSQTLLHHPARSWDDRSLALDEAGWERLARLSERAVAMARSYGLRPSFHPHISTYVESPWEVERLLELTEVGLTLDIAHIQLAGGDPVECLRAWRERINHVHVKDVRMAVLTDAKAAGRTDFDEWWADVCVPFGEGDVDIDAFLAELLRGGYRDWLLVEQDRAPTPADQYPQVAAEQAANYAWLAAKVAAHS encoded by the coding sequence ATGACCGGCCGCACCACGGGCTCCGCCGTGAACCCCGACACGGACTACGCCACGCACCCCACCACGACCCCTGACACGCACCTCTCGGGCCGCCTGCCTGACGGCATCCTGATCGGCAACGCGCCGGTGAGCTACGGCGTGTACGGCGAAGGCGCGGGCGGGCCCGACTCCTCCCCCGGCGCCCTGCTGGCCTCCATGGCCGAGGCCGGCTACCACGGCAGCGAACTCGGCCCGCCCGGCTTCTTCGGCACGCCGGAGCAGACCGCCGCGCTGTTCACCGAGCACCGCCTGGCCGCCGTCGGCGCCTACATCCCCGTGCACTACGCCCTCGGCGACGACGTGGTGGAGCACGACCTGGCCCGGATGGAGCAGACCTGCCGCGAACTGGCGGCGTGCGCCGAGGCCGCGGGCACCCCCGCCGACCGGGCGCCGCTGGCCATCCTGGCCGACGAGGGCAGCCAGACCCTGCTGCACCACCCCGCCCGCTCCTGGGACGACCGCTCGCTGGCCCTGGACGAGGCCGGCTGGGAGCGTCTGGCCCGGCTGTCCGAGCGCGCGGTGGCGATGGCCCGCTCCTACGGACTGCGCCCCTCCTTCCACCCCCACATCAGCACCTATGTGGAGTCGCCGTGGGAGGTCGAGCGGCTGCTGGAGCTGACCGAGGTCGGCCTCACCCTCGACATCGCGCACATCCAGCTGGCCGGCGGCGACCCGGTGGAGTGCCTGCGGGCCTGGCGCGAGCGCATCAACCACGTGCACGTCAAGGACGTACGGATGGCCGTGCTCACCGACGCCAAGGCCGCCGGCCGCACCGACTTCGACGAGTGGTGGGCGGACGTCTGCGTGCCGTTCGGCGAGGGCGACGTCGACATCGACGCCTTCCTGGCCGAGCTGCTGCGCGGCGGTTACCGCGACTGGCTGCTGGTCGAGCAGGACCGGGCACCGACCCCCGCCGATCAGTACCCGCAGGTCGCCGCCGAGCAGGCGGCCAACTACGCCTGGCTGGCCGCGAAGGTGGCCGCCCACTCCTGA
- a CDS encoding Gfo/Idh/MocA family protein, producing the protein MPSHPPVRLAVIGAGTISQSVHLPAVQRLGALFETTVVCDLSPSRAAAVAARCGVGVRATHSYESVLADDTVDAVLLATPGTHAQAARAALEAGKHVLAEKPLCLTVAEAEELGALAEARGLVLQVGYMKMYDPLTEVAAAELAELDTPRTVRVTVLHPADEPQVEHLRLAPPTDDADLSVIAESLAYEDARTLDALGEVPAELGRYYRDVLNGSVIHELSVLRALGFTLPTAFDSAQLWPWPVEGEPPCLLATAPLGDGAQLVLNWNWLPDHPEYGEEIAVLARDGRLRLDMAAPYLVDVRSTLRVERAEGALRRDTTARHGYDTGFVRQLEEFAAAVHGEAPVRSGAAGAAEDVRCLQALVAALAAGAGVAVGGEAAKGAVA; encoded by the coding sequence ATGCCGTCACATCCACCGGTCCGTCTCGCCGTCATAGGCGCAGGAACGATTTCTCAGTCGGTCCACCTCCCCGCCGTCCAGCGCCTGGGCGCGCTGTTCGAGACCACGGTCGTGTGCGACCTGTCCCCCTCCCGCGCGGCGGCGGTGGCCGCCCGCTGCGGCGTCGGCGTACGGGCCACGCACAGCTATGAGAGCGTGCTGGCCGACGACACCGTCGACGCCGTACTGCTGGCCACCCCCGGCACCCACGCGCAGGCCGCACGCGCCGCGCTGGAGGCCGGAAAGCACGTCCTCGCCGAGAAGCCGCTGTGCCTGACCGTGGCCGAGGCCGAGGAACTGGGCGCGCTCGCCGAGGCCAGGGGCCTGGTGCTTCAGGTCGGCTACATGAAGATGTACGACCCGCTCACCGAGGTCGCCGCGGCCGAGCTGGCCGAGCTGGACACCCCGCGCACGGTCCGGGTCACCGTGCTGCACCCCGCCGACGAACCGCAGGTGGAGCATCTGCGGCTGGCCCCGCCGACCGACGACGCGGACCTCTCCGTGATCGCCGAGTCCCTCGCCTACGAGGACGCGCGCACCCTGGACGCCCTCGGCGAGGTACCGGCCGAGCTGGGCCGCTACTACCGGGACGTGCTGAACGGCTCGGTGATCCACGAACTCTCCGTACTGCGCGCGCTCGGCTTCACCCTGCCCACCGCATTCGACAGCGCCCAGCTGTGGCCGTGGCCGGTCGAGGGCGAACCGCCGTGCCTGCTGGCCACCGCGCCCCTGGGCGACGGCGCCCAGCTGGTCCTCAACTGGAACTGGCTCCCGGACCACCCCGAGTACGGCGAGGAGATCGCCGTACTCGCCCGCGACGGCCGGCTGCGGCTGGACATGGCCGCGCCCTACCTGGTGGACGTGCGCTCCACCCTGCGTGTGGAACGCGCCGAGGGCGCGCTGCGCCGCGACACCACCGCGCGGCACGGCTACGACACCGGGTTCGTGCGCCAGCTGGAGGAATTCGCCGCCGCGGTGCACGGTGAGGCACCGGTCCGCTCCGGCGCCGCCGGGGCTGCCGAGGACGTGCGCTGTCTCCAGGCGCTGGTCGCCGCGCTCGCCGCGGGGGCGGGCGTCGCGGTCGGCGGCGAGGCCGCGAAGGGGGCCGTCGCATGA
- a CDS encoding deoxyribose-phosphate aldolase → MSTTLATAPAARDLAEVTRIRLTDPDAIRRAAAARPKFDPADLARPLFILAADHPARGAVAAGGNPTAMGDRHELLARCVEALSRPGVDGFLGTPDLVEDLTLLGALDGKLVLGSMNRGGIPGASFELDDRFTCYDARGIEEAGLDGGKVLLRVDPADPGTAETLSGTATAVNELAERRLLALIEPFKSVREGGKVRNILEADAQIWVNNIASALGRTSAYTWLKVPVVPDMERMMASTTMPTLLLGGEGGGDPDAMYASWQRALDIEHVRGLIIGRTMLFPADGDVAGAVDTAVSLLGRES, encoded by the coding sequence TTGAGCACCACCCTCGCCACCGCCCCCGCCGCCCGTGACCTCGCCGAGGTCACCCGGATCCGGCTCACCGACCCCGACGCGATCCGCCGGGCCGCCGCCGCCCGCCCGAAGTTCGACCCCGCGGACCTGGCCCGGCCGCTGTTCATCCTGGCCGCCGACCACCCGGCCCGCGGCGCGGTGGCCGCCGGCGGCAACCCCACCGCCATGGGCGACCGGCACGAGCTGCTGGCCCGCTGCGTCGAGGCGCTCTCCCGCCCCGGCGTGGACGGCTTCCTCGGCACCCCCGACCTGGTCGAGGACCTGACACTGCTCGGCGCGCTCGATGGCAAGCTGGTGCTCGGCTCGATGAACCGGGGCGGCATCCCCGGTGCCTCGTTCGAACTCGACGACCGCTTCACCTGCTACGACGCCCGAGGCATCGAGGAGGCGGGGCTGGACGGCGGCAAGGTGCTGCTGCGCGTCGACCCCGCCGACCCGGGGACCGCGGAGACGCTCAGCGGGACCGCCACCGCCGTGAACGAGTTGGCGGAGCGCCGGCTGCTCGCCCTGATCGAACCGTTCAAGTCCGTGCGCGAGGGCGGCAAGGTGCGCAACATCCTGGAGGCCGACGCGCAGATCTGGGTGAACAACATCGCCTCCGCGCTCGGCCGCACCTCCGCCTACACCTGGCTGAAGGTCCCGGTCGTCCCCGACATGGAGCGGATGATGGCCTCCACCACCATGCCCACCCTGCTCCTTGGCGGCGAGGGCGGCGGCGACCCCGACGCCATGTACGCGTCCTGGCAGCGCGCACTGGACATCGAGCACGTCCGCGGTCTGATCATCGGCCGTACGATGCTCTTCCCCGCCGACGGCGATGTGGCCGGTGCCGTGGACACCGCCGTCTCGCTGCTCGGCCGGGAGTCCTGA
- a CDS encoding 6-phosphogluconolactonase, with amino-acid sequence MSAPLPPRVFDSPAQLGAELAREIADGIAEAAGSGRRYVLGCPGGRSPKPVYEALAELTAERGLDLRHVVIAMMDEYVLPDPDAPGGFHDIDHGAHNSCHRFAAEEIVAPLNAAAGPTRSIPADAVWFPDPADPSAYERRLAEAGGIDLFILACGASDGHIAFNPPGTERHSTSRIVELADTTRVDNMGTFPDFASLDEVPRHGVTVGVHTIVANSRRAVMTVHGAHKREAVRRLATARGYDPSWPATLVTECADAALYVDRASMALEDAA; translated from the coding sequence ATGTCGGCCCCCCTTCCCCCGCGCGTCTTCGACAGCCCCGCCCAACTGGGCGCGGAGCTGGCCCGCGAGATCGCGGACGGGATCGCGGAAGCAGCAGGCTCCGGCCGGCGCTACGTCCTGGGCTGCCCCGGCGGCCGCAGCCCCAAGCCGGTCTACGAGGCACTCGCCGAACTGACCGCCGAGCGCGGGCTCGACCTGCGGCACGTCGTCATCGCCATGATGGACGAGTACGTACTGCCCGACCCCGACGCGCCGGGCGGCTTCCACGACATCGACCACGGCGCGCACAACAGCTGCCACCGCTTCGCCGCCGAGGAGATCGTTGCCCCCCTCAACGCCGCGGCCGGGCCCACCCGGAGCATCCCCGCCGACGCGGTGTGGTTCCCCGACCCCGCGGACCCGTCCGCCTACGAGCGGCGTCTGGCCGAGGCCGGCGGCATCGACCTGTTCATCCTGGCCTGCGGCGCCTCGGACGGGCACATCGCCTTCAACCCGCCCGGCACCGAACGCCACAGCACCAGCCGGATCGTGGAGCTCGCCGACACCACCCGCGTCGACAACATGGGCACCTTCCCCGACTTCGCGTCCCTCGACGAGGTGCCCCGGCACGGCGTCACCGTCGGCGTGCACACCATCGTGGCCAACTCCCGGCGCGCGGTGATGACCGTCCACGGCGCCCACAAGCGCGAGGCGGTGCGCCGCCTGGCCACCGCCCGCGGCTACGACCCCTCCTGGCCCGCGACCCTGGTCACCGAGTGCGCCGACGCCGCCCTCTACGTCGACCGGGCGTCGATGGCCCTGGAGGACGCCGCGTGA
- a CDS encoding ROK family protein: MNTSPIPAPAGEPSGRAAVAALDVGGTKIAAGLVTADGTLLHRREVPTATAAEGGLRDPGLAGTARAARALLDDAARLGVTVTALGAGFPEYVDADGMLTSREVLAWDVQPAAVLAAEAAPGLPVAVGSDARCGALGEARHGVGRDLPDFFYVSLGTGLSSTLVLDGWPVAGRRGEAIALGELEVPASVDPDWRGNLEQYCSGRGIGARRTACGGSPVPGAREVTALARSGDPAAARVLTTAGQALGTVLGQLVRVLDPSAIVLGGGLGTGDGPLHAALREAYAHTTRTRPAPPPIHRAALGPDAGLIGAAALPALRGVTASIS; encoded by the coding sequence GTGAACACCAGCCCGATCCCGGCGCCCGCCGGGGAACCGTCCGGCCGTGCCGCCGTCGCGGCCCTGGACGTCGGCGGCACGAAGATCGCCGCCGGACTCGTCACCGCCGACGGCACCCTGCTGCACCGCCGTGAAGTGCCCACCGCCACCGCCGCCGAGGGAGGACTGCGCGACCCCGGTCTGGCCGGCACCGCCCGGGCGGCCCGCGCCCTCCTCGACGACGCCGCCCGGCTGGGCGTCACGGTGACCGCTCTGGGTGCCGGATTTCCCGAATATGTCGACGCCGACGGCATGTTGACCAGCCGTGAGGTACTGGCCTGGGACGTCCAGCCCGCCGCCGTACTCGCCGCCGAGGCCGCGCCCGGCCTGCCGGTGGCTGTCGGCTCCGACGCGCGCTGCGGGGCGCTCGGCGAGGCGCGGCACGGAGTCGGCCGCGACCTTCCCGACTTCTTCTACGTCTCCCTGGGTACGGGGCTGTCCTCCACCCTCGTTCTCGACGGGTGGCCCGTCGCCGGGCGGCGCGGGGAGGCCATCGCCCTGGGGGAGTTGGAGGTCCCGGCCTCCGTGGACCCGGACTGGCGCGGAAACCTCGAACAGTACTGCTCCGGCCGCGGCATCGGCGCACGCCGCACCGCCTGCGGCGGCTCACCCGTACCGGGCGCCCGTGAGGTCACCGCCCTGGCCCGGTCCGGCGACCCGGCCGCGGCCCGGGTCCTGACGACCGCCGGACAGGCGCTGGGCACGGTGCTCGGCCAACTCGTCCGCGTTCTTGACCCGTCGGCGATCGTGCTCGGCGGCGGGCTCGGCACCGGCGACGGACCGCTGCACGCCGCCCTGCGCGAGGCCTACGCCCACACCACCCGCACCCGCCCCGCGCCGCCGCCCATCCACCGGGCCGCCCTCGGCCCGGACGCCGGCCTGATCGGCGCCGCGGCACTGCCGGCACTCAGGGGGGTCACGGCGTCGATTTCCTGA
- a CDS encoding ABC transporter substrate-binding protein → MNKLRWTGAAGLALTGLLVSGCGVPGAGGTTASSGVTGPRITQPVTVQEVAKPGPTTLRVLADSGEDATLKALVPMYEKKYPNVKVEVVTKGFDDLMKTVVNSMSGTDAPDLVQGNQGYGTDGPLVKAGLIRPLDDVMRAYGWENTFTDGALKQYRWTPDGAVFGSGSLYGISPATEYVGVFYNTDKLAKLGIKPPTTYAEFTDALARAEAAGQQPIMLGNSEKYPASQVIGLVQAQNVPSRDIRSWISGVPGATIADQGTEAAARTVQDWAKRGWFGNGYDGISSDDAVAKFSHGQGVFLVAGSWNAPALQQSMNGHVGFTLPARPDGTRATVGSLGLGWHISSKTQHLPAAVAFLDMLMSDRFAQTLADVGRTPVTGQGTVKADSKVVDQVNGIGLKLLADDGQNFYLDWASTTMLDTIGSRTQDLLAGRTSPRGFAEGLQNNWLAFQQQQRQDAAAAGGTP, encoded by the coding sequence ATGAACAAGCTGCGTTGGACCGGGGCCGCGGGGCTGGCCCTGACCGGGCTGCTGGTCTCCGGGTGCGGTGTCCCCGGAGCCGGCGGCACCACCGCCTCGTCCGGCGTCACCGGACCGCGGATCACCCAGCCGGTGACCGTCCAGGAGGTGGCCAAGCCCGGGCCCACCACCCTGCGCGTGCTCGCCGACTCGGGCGAGGACGCCACTCTCAAGGCGCTCGTGCCGATGTACGAGAAGAAGTACCCCAACGTCAAGGTCGAGGTCGTCACCAAGGGCTTCGACGACCTGATGAAGACCGTCGTCAACTCGATGTCCGGCACCGACGCGCCCGACCTGGTGCAGGGCAACCAGGGCTACGGCACCGACGGCCCGCTGGTCAAGGCCGGGCTGATCCGCCCGCTGGACGACGTGATGCGCGCCTACGGCTGGGAGAACACCTTCACCGACGGCGCCCTCAAGCAGTACCGCTGGACCCCCGACGGCGCCGTCTTCGGCTCCGGCAGCCTGTACGGCATCTCTCCCGCCACCGAGTACGTCGGCGTGTTCTACAACACCGACAAGCTGGCCAAGCTGGGTATCAAGCCGCCCACGACCTACGCCGAGTTCACCGACGCGCTGGCCCGCGCCGAGGCCGCGGGACAGCAGCCCATCATGCTGGGCAACTCCGAGAAGTACCCCGCCAGCCAGGTCATCGGCCTGGTCCAGGCGCAGAACGTGCCCAGCCGCGACATCCGGTCGTGGATCAGCGGGGTCCCCGGCGCCACGATCGCCGACCAGGGCACCGAGGCCGCGGCCCGTACCGTGCAGGACTGGGCGAAGCGCGGCTGGTTCGGCAACGGCTACGACGGCATCAGCTCCGACGACGCGGTCGCCAAGTTCAGCCACGGCCAGGGCGTCTTCCTGGTCGCCGGCTCCTGGAACGCGCCGGCTCTCCAGCAGAGCATGAACGGCCATGTCGGCTTCACCCTGCCCGCCCGGCCCGACGGCACCCGCGCCACGGTCGGCTCGCTCGGCCTCGGCTGGCACATCAGCTCCAAGACCCAGCACCTGCCCGCCGCGGTCGCCTTCCTCGACATGCTGATGAGCGACCGGTTCGCGCAGACCCTCGCGGACGTCGGCCGCACCCCGGTCACGGGCCAGGGCACCGTCAAGGCCGACAGCAAGGTCGTCGACCAGGTCAACGGCATCGGGCTCAAGCTGCTCGCCGACGACGGGCAGAACTTCTACCTCGACTGGGCCTCCACCACGATGCTCGACACCATCGGCTCCAGGACCCAGGACCTGCTGGCCGGCCGCACCTCCCCGCGCGGCTTCGCCGAGGGCCTGCAGAACAACTGGCTGGCGTTCCAGCAGCAGCAGCGCCAGGACGCGGCAGCCGCCGGAGGCACCCCGTGA
- a CDS encoding carbohydrate ABC transporter permease has product MVRADHEPPAHRRRHGLRAWAGRQYWPALWYLLPAAIVYTLFVLRPLGQTAWISLFRWDGLTEGRWVGLGNYRALLSDTRIPAAIGHSLEFVVFYALLPVALGLFLAALMSRIRVYGLSFFRAVLFLPQILATVVVAVSWRWLYDIDGPLNAALRAVGLGSLARAWLGDYHTALPSVGLVGTWVMYGLCMVLFLAGTQKIPTELYESARIDGCGPVREFFTVTLPALRGEMSIALVLTITYALRNFDLVWNTTTGGPGTSTTVPSVFIYQGAFLTHEVGGAAAISVCLTAVVLMVTGLVMRLVRGKEG; this is encoded by the coding sequence ATGGTCCGCGCCGACCACGAGCCACCGGCCCACCGGAGACGGCACGGCCTGCGCGCCTGGGCCGGACGCCAGTACTGGCCCGCCCTCTGGTATCTGCTGCCCGCCGCCATCGTCTACACGCTGTTCGTGCTGCGGCCGCTGGGCCAGACCGCCTGGATCTCCCTGTTCCGCTGGGACGGCCTCACCGAGGGCCGCTGGGTGGGGCTCGGCAACTACCGCGCCCTGCTGTCCGACACCCGTATCCCCGCCGCGATCGGCCACTCGCTGGAGTTCGTGGTCTTCTACGCGCTGCTGCCGGTCGCCCTCGGCCTCTTCCTCGCCGCCCTGATGTCCCGCATCCGGGTGTACGGACTGAGCTTCTTCCGTGCGGTGCTGTTCCTGCCGCAGATCCTGGCCACCGTCGTGGTCGCCGTCTCCTGGCGGTGGCTCTACGACATCGACGGGCCACTCAACGCCGCCCTGCGCGCCGTCGGCCTGGGCTCCCTGGCCCGCGCCTGGCTGGGCGACTACCACACCGCCCTGCCCTCGGTCGGCCTCGTCGGCACCTGGGTGATGTACGGGCTGTGCATGGTGCTCTTCCTCGCCGGCACCCAGAAGATCCCCACCGAGCTGTACGAGTCCGCCCGCATCGACGGCTGCGGCCCGGTCCGCGAGTTCTTCACCGTCACCCTGCCCGCGCTGCGCGGCGAGATGTCCATCGCCCTGGTCCTCACCATCACCTACGCCCTGCGCAACTTCGACCTGGTGTGGAACACCACCACCGGCGGCCCCGGCACCTCCACCACCGTGCCCAGCGTCTTCATCTACCAGGGTGCCTTCCTCACCCACGAGGTGGGCGGCGCCGCCGCGATCAGCGTCTGCCTGACCGCCGTGGTGCTGATGGTGACCGGGCTCGTCATGCGCCTGGTGCGCGGAAAGGAGGGCTGA
- a CDS encoding GntR family transcriptional regulator, with protein MSSPAATAGPAVQLARRALGQLLDRRVWAPGSQLPGERALAQRVGVSRSSLRQALALLEDEGRVHSSPQRGWFVATDVVSEPPSVLKSFTDIARARGLTATARLLRREVRPAGYEESARLRIAPAAEVLEIVRVRGLDDVPVCLDTTVLVRSRARALEGADLTDRSLFAELEARAGVRVMHSTYTARADGAQPLEAELLRVPPGTPVLVGEEVTYDQNDTPVLLGRAVYRGDAYRLEATLHRSSD; from the coding sequence GTGAGCTCGCCCGCCGCGACCGCAGGTCCGGCCGTCCAGCTCGCCCGCCGCGCACTCGGGCAATTGCTGGACCGCCGGGTATGGGCCCCGGGCAGCCAACTGCCCGGGGAGCGCGCACTGGCCCAGCGAGTCGGCGTCAGCCGCAGCAGCCTGCGCCAGGCCCTTGCCCTGCTGGAGGACGAGGGCCGGGTGCACTCCTCCCCGCAGCGCGGCTGGTTCGTCGCCACCGACGTGGTCAGTGAGCCGCCCAGCGTGCTGAAGAGCTTCACCGACATCGCCCGCGCCCGGGGCCTGACCGCCACCGCACGGCTGCTGCGCCGCGAGGTCCGCCCGGCCGGCTACGAGGAATCGGCCCGGCTGCGCATCGCACCCGCCGCCGAGGTCCTGGAGATCGTCCGGGTACGCGGCCTGGACGATGTACCGGTGTGCCTGGACACCACGGTGCTGGTGCGCTCCCGCGCTCGGGCACTGGAGGGCGCCGACCTGACGGACCGTTCGCTCTTCGCCGAGCTGGAGGCCAGGGCCGGGGTGCGCGTCATGCACAGCACGTACACCGCGCGCGCCGACGGCGCCCAGCCCCTGGAGGCGGAGCTGCTGCGGGTGCCGCCGGGCACCCCGGTCCTGGTCGGCGAGGAGGTCACCTACGACCAGAACGACACCCCGGTGTTGCTCGGCCGGGCCGTGTACCGCGGCGACGCCTACCGCCTCGAAGCCACCCTGCACCGCAGCTCCGACTGA